A genomic segment from Pelobates fuscus isolate aPelFus1 chromosome 7, aPelFus1.pri, whole genome shotgun sequence encodes:
- the CEBPG gene encoding CCAAT/enhancer-binding protein gamma yields the protein MNLSPSTTSEGLSDAQPGSPSSHQFVPLNPGGAKANGPNKNSKKGQRMDRSSEEYRLRRERNNMAVKKSRLKSKQKAQDTLQRVNQLKEENERLEAKIKLLTKELSVLKDLFLEHAHNLADNVQPETSASGQESAGQ from the coding sequence ATGAACCTATCTCCATCCACAACCTCAGAGGGCCTGAGTGATGCCCAGCCAGGGAGCCCAAGCTCACATCAGTTTGTACCACTAAACCCTGGAGGAGCAAAAGCAAATGGCCCAAATAAGAACAGCAAAAAAGGGCAACGCATGGACCGCAGCAGCGAAGAGTATCGACTGCGGCGGGAACGcaacaatatggctgtaaaaaaaaGTCGATTGAAGAGCAAACAAAAAGCTCAAGACACACTGCAAAGAGTCAACCAGTTAAAAGAGGAGAATGAAAGACTGGAGGCCAAAATCAAGCTTCTTACCAAAGAGCTGAGTGTGCTTAAAGACCTTTTCTTAGAGCATGCGCACAACCTTGCAGACAATGTGCAACCAGAAACTTCTGCATCCGGGCAGGAGAGTGCAGGACAGTAA